In one Rhinatrema bivittatum unplaced genomic scaffold, aRhiBiv1.1, whole genome shotgun sequence genomic region, the following are encoded:
- the LOC115081342 gene encoding histone H2A type 1-E, translating to MSGRGKQGGKARAKAKTRSSRAGLQFPVGRVHRLLRKGNYAERVGAGAPVYLAAVLEYLTAEILELAGNAARDNKKTRIIPRHLQLAIRNDEELNKLLGRVTIAQGGVLPNIQAVLLPKKTESHKAAKSK from the coding sequence ATGTCCGGACGCGGCAAGCAAGGAGGAAAAGCTCGCGCTAAGGCCAAAACCCGCTCTTCCCGGGCAGGCCTGCAGTTTCCCGTCGGCCGTGTGCATCGCCTTCTCCGCAAAGGGAACTATGCCGAGCGAGTAGGGGCCGGCGCCCCGGTCTATCTGGCAGCGGTGCTGGAGTACCTGACGGCCGAGATCCTGGAGCTGGCTGGCAACGCCGCCAGAGATAACAAGAAGACCCGCATCATCCCCCGCCACCTGCAGCTCGCCATCCGCAACGATGAAGAGCTCAACAAGCTGCTGGGCAGAGTCACCATCGCCCAGGGAGGGGTTCTGCCCAACATCCAGGCGGTGCTGCTGCCCAAGAAAACCGAGAGCCACAAAGCGGCCAAGAGCAAGTAA
- the LOC115081338 gene encoding histone H2B 1.1-like, whose protein sequence is MPEPAKSAPAPKKGSKKAVSKTQKKDGKKRKKSRRESYSIYLYKVLKQVHPDTGISSKAMNIMNSFVNDMFERISTEASRLAHYNKRSTIT, encoded by the coding sequence ATGCCCGAGCCTGCTAAATCCGCCCCTGCTCCCAAGAAGGGCTCCAAGAAAGCCGTGAGCAAGACCCAGAAAAAGGACGgcaagaagagaaagaaaagcaggAGGGAGAGCTATTCCATCTACCTGTACAAAGTGCTGAAGCAGGTTCACCCAGACACGGGCATTTCTTCCAAGGCCATGAACATCATGAACTCCTTCGTGAACGACATGTTCGAGCGCATTTCTACGGAAGCCTCCCGCCTGGCTCATTACAACAAGCGCTCCACCATCACATAG